GATAGAACCACCGCCGCCCTCAATCATATAGGGTATGGCTACCTTCATCAGATACATAGGACCGGTGAGGTTTATTTCCAGAACGCTGTGCCAGAGCGCCGGGTCTATGTCAACAACGGTGGTGCCGCCCGGGTCTATGGCGGCATTGTTCACCAGCACGTCGAGTTTGCCGGTAAACCCGAGCGTTGTTTCAACCATGCGCTGGACGTCTTCGAGGTTGGTTACATCTCCGGCGCATGCCACCACGGTCCCTTCCGGCAGCGATTGAGCCACTTTGTCGAGCATTGCCTGACGGCGACCGCTGATACATATCTTTGCTCCGTCGGCCACAAACCGTTCGGCAATGGCGGTGCCGATACCCGTGCCCGCTCCGGTAATGAGGGCTACTTTTCCGTCTAGTTTCATTTCTGTCTCCGCTTAAGTTCGCCAAAGGCGAGGCCGCTTGCCAAAGGCAAGTGCGCCCGCCGAAGGCAAGTGTAGTTGAAAACCGC
This portion of the Anaerolineae bacterium genome encodes:
- a CDS encoding SDR family NAD(P)-dependent oxidoreductase — translated: MKLDGKVALITGAGTGIGTAIAERFVADGAKICISGRRQAMLDKVAQSLPEGTVVACAGDVTNLEDVQRMVETTLGFTGKLDVLVNNAAIDPGGTTVVDIDPALWHSVLEINLTGPMYLMKVAIPYMIEGGGGSIINIASLGGLRCLPGMPAYCASKAGLIMLTQQVALDFGPNKIRCNAVCPGGTRTEMLEKSLGPLAEATG